ATTATGGCAATTCTATATTGTTGCTGGTATAGTTCAAGTTGGTACAGCGGCTATATCTTCAATAGGGGTACCTCTTTTAATAAACAGATGGTTTGATGAAGAAACTAAAGGAAAAGCTATGGGTCTAGCATTTGCTGGTAGTGGATTAGGTAATATATTCTTACAACAATTAGTTGTATCATCTCTTGCAACTAACGGTGCTAGTAAGTCTTATATGTTATTTGGGGCATTATCTTTAATAGTTGGTATACCAGTTTCTATATTCTTATTAAGAATGCCTAAGAATGAAGATGAAGTTGTAAGAGGTAAAAGTAGCTTATCAGAAGCTGCTGCTACTACTGCTGATTTTGGATATACATTTAAAGAAGCTAGTAAACTTAAATATTTCTGGATATTGGGAATAGGGTTATTCGCATTAGGTATGTATGTATCAGCTTTAGCAGTTCAATACCCAGCTTATTTAACATCTGATGTAAAATTAAGTCCAACTATGGTTGCTAGTGTAGGTTCTGTATTTGCATTATTCTGTTTATTTGGAAACTTAGTTGGTGGTGTAATATTTGATAAATTAGGTGTAACTAAAGGACTTGTAGTTGCATTTGCATTAGCTGCAATAGCATGTTTATCTTTAATATTCTGTAAACAATTAGCATTCCTTGCATTCATATTTGCAGCATTAAAAGGTTTATCAGTATTTGCATATATGATAGGACCTTCTATGTTAACAGGTTCATTCTTTGGACAAAAGGATTTCGGAACTATATTAGGTGTGGTTCAAATATTCTTTGCTGTAGGATTTGCTGCAGGTTCAACAGTATTTGGATTATTAGTTGATAATTTTGGATATACTCCTGCATGGTATGTTATATTAGGATTTATAGTTGTATCATATGGATTATTAATATTCACATCTATAGGTATGAAGAAATTAAACGAAAAAAACAACTAATATCGATTCTAATAAAGTAAAAAATATATTTAAAATATAATTATAGAATAATAAAAAGGCGTAGATAATATCTACGTCTTTTTTACGCTTAAGGATATTATAATACTTAAAAAAATCTGGATAAATTTTAAATGTAAGTAATATCAATAAATTGGTTTTGAGCGTAAAAAGATTTTGAAATACTTCACCCACGCAGTGGCTCAAGCAACGGACGAAGTCGTTGGCGACATGAAGTGTTTCACCGACACGTCGCTCAAGCGAAGCGAATTTTTTATTATTTTTAATAACTAATAATATATATTTCTCTAATGAATTTGAGATATTAATAAGTATTATGACAAAGGATCAGATGGATTAGTAACTAAGTGTAAAGAAGTATAAAAATGTAGAAATTTACTGTAATATATATAAATTTAATATTTTTAAAATAATAATAATAAAGTGGACTATATATGTCCATTTTATTTGTTATTATTTTAATATAGCTCATATGAATATGCTCAAATAAGTATAAAATCTATGAAATATGGGTAATACTTTAAGTAGGATTTATGTGTGGCTATAAGTCAAACATTACATAAAATCAACATGGAAAGAGGTACAATTATGAACAAAATGATGGAGCAAGCACTAGCTATAAAAGATGAATTAGTATCATACAGAAGAACAATACATGCTAATCCAGAAGTAGGTACTCATTTACCAATGACAACTAAGTTTGTTATGGACAAATTAAGAGAGTTTGGTTATGAACCAAAAGAAATATGTGATAGTGGAATAGTTGCTACTATATCTGGACCAAAACCAGGAAAAGTATTTTTACTAAGAGCTGATATGGATGCTTTACCAATGGCTGAAAAAGCTGAAGTAGAATTTAAAGCAACTAATGGATGCATGCATTCTTGTGGACATGATATGCATACTGCAATGTTACTTGGAGCTGCTAAATTACTTAAAGAAAACCAAGATGAAATAGAAGGTACAGTTAAATTAGTATTCCAACCAGACGAAGAAGGATTTACAGGAGCTAAGAAAATGATAGAAGCTGGAGTTCTTCAAAATCCTAAAGTTGATGCAGCTATGGCTGCACACGTTCACTCAGGAACACCATCAAATGTGATAGTTTGTGGTCTTGGAACAAGTATAGGTGGATGTTATAGATTTAGAATAGTTGTAAATGGTACAGGTTGTCATGGAGCAATGCCTGAAACTGGTGTAGATCCAATAAATATAGCAGTTAAAATATATGAAAGCTTACAAACTATATTAACAAGAGAAATAGCTGCTACTAATCCAGCAGTTATAACTATAGGTAAATTTGTTGGAGGAGAAGCTCCAAACATAATACCAGGTGAAGTTGTTATGGAAGGTACATTTAGATACTTAGATAAAGAAATGGGAGAATTCGTAATCAATAGAATGGATGAAATAGTTACTTCTACTGCTAAATTGCTTAGAGGAGAAGCTAAACTTATAGAATTATCGTCTGTACCACCATTAACTAACGAAAAAGGTTTCGCCAATGAAATCACTGGATATATGAAAGATATAGTTGGAGAACAAGCTATAGTAATGTTTGAAGGTGGAGGAATGGGATCTGAAGATTTCGCATCATTCTCACATGAAGTACCAAGTTTATATTATATAATAGGAGCTGGAGCTAAGAATGAAAATCCTTTATACGGACTTCCAACTCACAATGAAAATGTAGTATTTAATGAAGATATATTACCAACAGGTGCTGCATTACATGCATACAGTGCAATAAGCTGGTTAAAAAATAACAAGTAAGGACACATTAGTACAATATAGTCATCAACTTGAAAGGAAACAAATATGAGATTATTAGATATTTTATTTTATCTATTACGAATTAATTCAAAAGTTACTGTTAAAGAATTAGCTGAAATTTTTAATGTATCTACGAAAACAATACGAAGAGATTTAGATAAATTATCAATACTTGGAATACCTATAATTTTTTATAGAGGTGTAAATGGCGGTTTAGAAATTGATAAAAACTATGTAATCGCAAAACATTTGCTTAGAGATAGTGATTATAAGAATTTAATACTTGCACTATATATAGGTGAAAATATAAGCAAAAGTATAAGTGACTCTTTTTTAATTGATAAATTCAAATCAGTTGATAAAGAGAGATGCTCTAAAATCTTAAGTAATATTGAAGAACGATTCGTAATAGATTTGTACGAAGATAAATTTGATAATAAGAATACAATATACGAAGATATTGATATAGCTTTTGATAAGAAATCTTTTATTCAATTAGAAATAGAAGATAAAAAACTTGAAGTATACCCTATATCTTTTGTATTAAAAAAAGAAGGGTTATGCTTATATTGCTATAAAGAAGAGTATATGATTATTTCAATTAGTAAAATATCTGATGTTATTATTTGTGATAAGAGTTATGATGGTCCTATAATTAGCTATGAAAAAAATAAAGATAAAATTAAAGTTATATAACTATTATTTTATAAAATATTTAGAGAAGAATAATATATAATTATTATAATAAAATAAAAATCCTAAAGATTCATTTTAAATCTTTAGGATTTTTTTACGTTTAATGATATTATAATACTTAAAAAATGTGGATAAATTCTGAATGTAAGTAATATCAATAAATTGGTTTTGAGCGTAAAAAATTTTGAAATGCTTCGCCCACGCAGTGGCTCAAGCAACGGACGAAGTCGTTGGCGACATGAGCGAAGCGAATTTTTTATTTATTATTTAATATACCTTACAAAAGTATTTTTATTTATTAAAAGATGTAGTTTAAATCCTAATAATAATTGTTTGCAAAAAATATAAATAAATTTTAAAAATATATTTTAATTTTATTTTATAAAATATGGAAAAAGTGGTATAATTTTAATTATAGATGTAGCATTGGGGAGGATAAATGGAAGCTTTATTAGAAAAAGTAGACGAATATATTTTAACAGCTGATTATGACGGAAAAATAAACTTTGCTAATAGTAAATTTTTAGATAAATTCAAATATAAAGAATGTGAATTATATAAACTAAATATAAATGAAATTCTAACTAATAATTCTTTAGAAATAGATAAAATACCAATTGATAAAAATGGAATAAATAAAGAGTTGGAATTTATAACAAAAAACGATAAAAAAATAAAATTAGATAGTAAGCTATTTATAGATGAGTTTAAAAGTAAAAAATGTTTATTTATTGTGTCAAAAGATATAAATGACTCCATTCTTACAAAAGAATATATGGAGTTATTATTAGATAATTTATATTTAGGAACTTATATTAAAGATGATTCTGGAAAATATATATATGCAAATAAAACTTTAGCAAATTTTTTAGGTAAGACTCAAGAAGAGATGATAGGTAGATATGATCATGAGATTTTTCCGTCAAATATTTCAGATTCATTTATAAAAATGGATAAGGTTGTAAAAGAGAGTAAAGTAGCTAAGTTATATGATGAGGAAATAAATATAAATGGTAAAGATAGGTGGTATGAACATTATAAATCACCTATATATGATGAAAATAATAATTTAAAATATATAATGGGGATATCTAAAGATATCCAGCTACAAAAAATAGTTAAGGATAATATATTTAAAAAATATAGTAAAGTTATTGATGAAAATAATAATAGTAATTTTGATATATACAATACATTAAATGATATATCAAATAACATAATAGAGAGCACAAATGCTAAAGGATTAAATATAAATCTTTATAATAAAGATACTTTAGAGTTTGAAACATCTATAAAGTTAAAAAATGCAGCTAAAGTGCTTGCTAGAGTTGATAAAATAAAGATTAGTAAAGATAACGAAAAAGCAATTTTAGATGGCAAGACGTTTAGGGGACTTAAAGGTATAAATAAACTAATAACAAAGACTGATATAGAAGAAATAGATGTGGATATGGAGTCTAGAGATGGCATAAAATATGCTTGCGTATATCCTATGATAGTAAAGAATGAATTAATAGGTACATTAGCTATGAGTTATAGTGAAAAAGAAGCACCTAAATATAATCAAGATACTTTATTTGAAGAAATTGCAGAAAGACTTGCAATGCTTATAAAAAATTATAGACTATCTACAGAATTAAAATTAGAAAATCAAAAGCGTAAAGAATTAGAAGAGGAATTAAGTCTTTATTTAGATGTATCAGTAGATTTAAAATCAATAGCAAATATAGATGGTTATGCGATTAAAGTTAATGATTCTTGGGAAAGAATACTTGGTTGGAGTGAAGAAGAAATAAAAACTATGCATTATAGTGATTTTATACATCCTGATGATATTGATATATTAGAAAATTTATATGACCCAGATTGTATAGAAGAAGAAATAAAACATTTAGCTATCAGATTCTTATGCAAAGATAGTAGTTATAGATGGATAGAACTAAGTTCGAAATATGTCAAAGATAAAAATATATTTATATTTACAGGCATAGATATTACAAAAAGAAAAGAAGTAGAAGAAGAAAAGAAAAAATTAGAAGAAGCTATTCAATTAGAAAGTATAAGAAATGAATTTTTGGGAAATATATCTCACGAATTTAAAACACCGTTAAATATAATACTTGGAATTGTTCAATTAATAAATAAAAATATAGATTTAGATAATATAAATAAAGAAAATTTAATACGACATGTAGGTATAATGAAACAGAACTCATATAGATTATTAAGATTAGTAAATAATTTAATAGATATAAGTAGAATTGACATAGGATATTATAATTTACAGCTTTCTAATTATGATATGGTGAAAGTAATAAAAGATATAACTTTATCTATATCAGAATATGTTAAGCATAAAAAAATAAATTTATCATTTAATACAGATTTAGAAGAAGTAATATTAGCTTGTGATGCAGATAAAATGGAAAGGGTAATGTTAAATTTATTATCAAATGCAATTAAGTATACGGATGATAATGGAGATATACATGTATCTTTAAATAAAGTAAATGAAGATATAGTTGTATCTGTAAAAGATAATGGAGTAGGGATACCAAAAGATAAATTAAAAATAATATTTGATAGATTTGGACAAGTAAATGATATTCTATCTAGAAGGTGTGAAGGTAGTGGAATAGGTTTATCTATTGTAAAATCCATTGTAGAAATGCATGGAGGTAAAATAGAAGTATTTAGTGAAATAGGTAAAGGAACTGAATTTGTATTTAATATACCTATTAAAATTTTAAAAGAAGAAAATGTTATATTAAAATGTGAAAATAGAGATTATCACGTTGAAAAATGTAATATAGAATTTTCTGATATATATAGTATATAAAGTTATGGGATAACCCATAACTTTTTTACGCTTAAGGATATTATAATACTTAAAAGAATATATATAAATTCTTAAAGTAATCAATTAGCCCATAAGGAAATCTAATATGTTCCATCCATCAGATGTAGTGCCCTTATATAATTCTGTATACCCACATTTTTTACAGCTTATAGTAATAAATCTTTTGTTTTGGATATCGAATATTTTGGCGAAATTTCCACCTGTTGCTTGAAATTCATCACTTTCATAAGATGTATTTTCGCACTTAGGACAAACATATTGCTTTTTTTCCATTTAAATAACCTCTTTTCTTAAAAATAATATTGAAATAATTATAGCAGATGAATATGGTAATATGATATATATATTATAATAAATATAAAATTATTATTACAATATATGTATAAATTAAAGACTTTTAATAGAATTGATAGTATAATAAATAATATTAGAATTTTTCATTAAATTATAAAATAATACTTAATATGAAATAAAGTATATTGGATTAAGTGAAATAAAAAGTAATTAAATCTTTATAAATATATAAATATAAATTTATAATTGGGTAAATGTAAAAAAGTAAAATAATAATTAAAAAGGATAAACCTAATTTTACTTTTGAGTTATGGGAGGTAATTATGAAAGTAATAGATATTAATGAATTAAGGGAAGAAGCTAATAAATGTTTTACATGTAAAGTTCCAAAATGTAAAAAAAATTGTCCAATTGATACACCAATACCAGAAATAATAAAGTTATTTAAAGAAAATAAAATAGAAGAAGCTGGAGAAATATTATTTAATAATAACCCTTTATCAGCAATTTGTGGAGTGGTTTGCCCACATGAAGATCAATGTTTAGGAAATTGTATAAGGGGAATAAAAGATAAACCAGTAGATTTTTATGAAATAGAGCGTTTTATATCTAGTAATTACTTAAAAAATGTTAAATTAAAACAAGAAGATAACTTAAATGAAAGAATAGCTATAATAGGTTCAGGTCCAGCTGGAATATCATTAGCTTTAATATTAGCTAAAAAGGGATATAAGGTAACTATATTTGAGAAAAGATCACATATAGGTGGGGTTTTAAGATATGGAATTCCAAAGTTTAGATTACCAGAAGGCGTTTTAGATGATATAGAAAATATATTATTAGATTTAAATGTAAAAATAAGATATAATGCCTTAGTAGGTCCGGTAATAACAATAGATAAATTATTTGAAGACGGATATGATGCAATATTCATAGGTACTGGTGTATGGAATCCAAAACCTTTAAATATAAAGGGAGAGACATTTGGACATGTACATTATGCAATTGACTATTTAAAATCACCTAATTCATATAGACTAGGAGATGATGTTATTATAATTGGGGCAGGAAATGTTGCAATGGACGCTGCAAGAACTGCAAAGTATCATGGTGTAAAAAATGTAACTGTAGTATATAGAAAAGACTTTGAAGATATGACTGCTACTAAAGCAGAGATAAATGATGCAAAAAAAGAAGGGGTAAACTTTGAATTATTTAAATCTCCAGTTGAAATAACTGATGAGGGTGCTATATTTATAGACACTAAAAAATTAGATGATGAAAGAAAAACTATGGTTAATATAGAAGGATCTGAGAAACTAATAAAGGCTGATTCAGTTATAATTGCAATTAGCCAAAGTCCTAAAAATAATATAGTATCAAATACTAAGAATTTAGATACCAATAAATATGGGCTTTTAGTTACAGATGATAAAGGGCATACGACAAGAGAAGGTGTATTTGCATCAGGAGATGTTGTTACGGGAGCTAAAACTGTAGTTGAAGCAGTTGCAAATGCTAAAGAAGTTGCAAATTCAATACAAGAATACTTAAAATTAAAGAAAATGTAATTTTTATTAGTATCAGATTAATAAATCTATATTAATTAAAATTATAAAATAAAAAATAAGGTGTCGGGATTTCTGACACCTTATTTTTTAATAAATATCATCTTCATCTATATCTACTAGTCCATAAGAAGCTAAAAATTCTTCTTGTATATCAAGTATCATAGCTATAGTATCTTTATCTACTGATTCATCACATCTTTTAAATATAAAATTTATCATTTCTTCAACTGAAATAGTTATATCTTCCATATTAAATCACTCCACTAATTATAAATATTATATATTACTATATTACAATAAGTTAAAATAAAATAAAAGAAGATAATAAATTGACGATTATCTGAAACTTCTGGCTTATAATGTTTTTAATAAATTACACCTTATGACAAATAAGAAGTCTTAAAATATATACTATAATAAAAATCTAATACTATTTTATTTATAAAATCATATACATAGTACATAGGCGCAAAAACAAATATAAATATTCATAATCATAAAAATACAATAATATATATTATTTATTATAGGTAACTTTAAAGATGGATTAACATACTCTAATTAATAAAAAAACTTTCACTTAATGATAGAAATTGCAATGAGGTGATACCGTGAAATATATAAATATACCAGATATTAGTTTAAAAAAAGCTATAAATGAATCGTTAGTTAAATATATAGGAAAAAGAGAAGATCTTCAAGATATAACAGAAGAAGAAATATCAATGATAACAATATTATATGTAGATAGCCGGGGAATAAGTGATTTAACTGGATTAAGATATGCGAAAAATTTAATTTATGTAAATCTTCCTTATAACAATATAAAAGATATAGATGAAATAGGTTACTTAGCTAAATTAGAAAAATTAATATTATGGCACAATAAAATAGAAGATATAACTCCATTAAGTAATTTGAAGAACTTAAAACATTTAGAAATTGATGATAATCAAATAACAAGTATAGAGCCCCTAAAAAATCTAAAGCAATTAATTACACTTTGGAGTAGTTATAATAACATAAATAATATAAAAGTTTTAGAAAATTTAACAAATCTAAAGTATTTATATCTAAATAATAATGAAATAGAAGACATAAGCCCATTAAAGAATTTAGTGAGTATAGAGTATTTAGGGCTTCACTATAATAAAATAAAAGATGTAGAAGTACTCAAAAACCTAATTAATTTAAAAGTGCTTGGAATTAGTAAAAATAAGATAAATGATTTATCTAAATTATCGAATTTAAGTTTAGAAAGTGGATTTTTTGCTTGGGATCAATCTATAACTGTTAATGCTATAGCAACATCAGAAAATACTTATAAATTAGATTTAAATTTATTAAAAGATAGAAACAATAAAGTTATAAATATAATAAATTTAGATAGCGGTAGTTATGATAAAGAAAATAATATTATAAGTTGGAGTAATTTAAATTTACCACACCACACAACTTTTCAATTTAATAATGGTATGTTAGTTTATGAAAATAATAGTTTCTATGGAACAGTAACAATGAAAATTGTAGCAAATGATAAAGATAATTTATTTAATGAATGAAGAACATTTTCTTTATATAAAAATAAATTATAAAAATTAAATAAAAAAAGTATCTTTTTTTTGTATAATAGTGTATAATTGTATTATGCTAATAAAGCATGAAATATTAAAGAAAGCCTTATATTAAGGTATGGAGAATTTTAAAATGACTAACGGAATAGTAAAATGGTTTAACAGTGAAAAAGGATTTGGATTTATATCAGTTGAAGGTGGAGATGATGTATTCGCTCATTTCTCAGCTATAAACGTTGATGGATTCAAAACTTTAGAAGAAGGACAAAAAGTAAGTTTTGATATAGTTGAAGGTGCTAGAGGACCTCAAGCAGCTAACATAACTATATTATAATTATAGACAGTTTAGACTTCATAAAGGCTCTCGTAAGAGAGTCTTTTATTTATAAAAAATACCCCGTCGTATTTTCCGACGGGGTATTTTTTACGCTTAAGGATATTATAATACTTAAAAAAATGTGGATAAATTCTGAATGTAAGTAATATCAACAAATTGGTTTTGAGTGTAAAAAAGATTTTGAAATGCTTCGCCCACGCAGTGGCTCAAGTAACGGACGAAGTCGTTGGCGACATGAAGTGTTTCGCCGACACGTCGCTCAAGCGAAGCGAATTTTTTACATATTTTCAAATGCAGTTGAAAGCATTAATTTTATTCTATTTAATTGATTAGTTTCACTAGCTGATGGATCATAATCAATTGGGATTATATTAGCATCTTTATAAACTCTTTTTAGTTCTTTAATTTGTCCTTTTCCAGTTATGTGATTAGGTAAACATCCAAAAGGTTGCATACATACAATATTTTTAACTCCATCCTCAATAAGTTCTATCATCTCACCAGTTAATAACCAACCTTCACCAGTTTGGTTACAAGGCGAAATGATTTGTTTAGTGTTTTGAGCTAAAATATCTATGTTTTTAGGTGAACTAAATCGATTACTTTTATCAAGATATTTTTTATAAGTCTTTTGATAAGTTTCCATAATCCATATAGCAGATTTTCCAACTTCCTTATTTATCCATTTGCCTTCTAGATATTTATATTTATATAAAGTATTAAAGCAACAACTATAGAAGAAGTTTATAAGTTCTGGAACAACAGCTTCTCCACCTTCTTTTTCTATAATATCAACTAAAGAGTTATTAGCAAGTGGATGAAATTTAACTAATATTTCACCAACTAATCCAACCTTAGGTTTTATTTCATCTGTTATTTCTAATGTATCAAAATCATGTATTATCTCTTTTATATTATTATTAAAAGTAAATATATTAGCTTTATCTAAAGAATCTAAACATATTTTTACCCATTTATTATAAAGTTCGTTACTACTTCCTTTAACTTTTTCATATGGTCTTACTCTATATAATACCTTCATCAATAAATCTCCGTAAATTATACTCATAAATAATCTATTTATAAGTTTTATACTGACATTTTTCATAAGTCCATTTTTTTCTATACCGTTAACGCTTAAAGATATTACGGGTATATCTTTAAATCCAGCATCATACATTGCTTTCCTTAAAAATCCTATATAGTTTGTAGCTCTACACCCACCACCTGTTTGAGTTATTACAACGGAGGTATTTTCTAAATCATAATTTCCAGACTGAAGAGCATTTATAATTTGACCTACAACGATTATTGCAGGGTAGCAAGCATCATTATTTACATATCTAAGCCCTGTATCTATAACATCTTTTCCGGTATTATCCAAAACTTTTAATTTAAAATCACTTAAATTTATAGCTTTTTCAAAAAATTGAAAGTGTATAGGAGACATTTGAGGTGCTAAGATAGTATGATTTTTATTTAAAGTACCTTTTTTATATTCTATTTTTTCATTATTAATATTTTCAGCTTTATTATTTAGATCTCTTTCTAGTATTGCTGCCTTCAAAGAACGAAGTCTAATTTTAGCTGCACCTAAATTATTTCCTTCATCTATTTTTATAACAGTATATATCTTTGAACTTTGGTTTAATATTTCTTGAACTTGATCAACTGTAATTGCGTCTATACCGCAACCGAAAGAGTTTAGTTGAACTAGTTCTAAATTAGGTTGATCTTTAACAAAATTTGCAGCATTATAAAGTCTGGTATGATATACCCATTGATCAACCACTCTAAGAGGTCTTTCAATATTTCCTAGATGAGATATAGAATCTTCTGTAAGAACCTCCATATCTAAAGAGTTTATAACCTCAGGAATTCCATGATTTATTTCCGGATCAAGGTGATATGGTCTACCGCATAGAACAATAGCTTTTAATCCGTTTTCATTTATTTTTTCTAATGCTTTCTCTCCTTGAATTTGAATATCTTTTTTGAAGTTTTCTTGCTCTATATATGCTTTATCAACAGCATTGTTAATGCTTGATTTTGAGATGTTAAAATATTGTGAAAGCTCATCATATACTCTAGATTTTAATTTTTCTTTATTATTTAAACTTAAAAATGGATTTATGTATGTTATATTATTTTTCCTTACTCCATCAACATTATTTTTTATAACCTCAGAATAAGATATTACAACAGGGCAGTTATAATTATTATTAGCATATATATCCTCTTTTTTCTCATTTACAATACAAGGATAGAAAATATATTTTATACCTTTTTCTATTAAGTTTTCTATGTGTCCATGAACGAGTTTAGCAGGGTAGCATACAGTTTCTGATGCTATAGAAGTTATTCCGCTTTCATATAGCTTTTTAGAAGTTCTATCTGATAATACAACTCTAAATCCAAGTTCGGTAAATAGTGTGTGCCAAAATGGATAATCCTCATACATATTTAAAGCTCTTGGAACACCTATTTCACCCATTATAGCTTTTTCTTTAGATAATGGTTTATATTTAAATAATCTATTATATTTATATTTAAATAAATTTATATGATTGGCTATCTTTTTTTCTTTATTATAAATCATTTCACCTTTTTCGCATCTGTTTCCAGATACAAATATTTCATTTTCTGAAAATTTATTTATTGTTAATAAGCAATTATTAGAACAACCACGGCATCTATCTACTTCTACATTTAAGTTTATATTATTTAATTGATTTTTAT
The Romboutsia ilealis genome window above contains:
- a CDS encoding 2-hydroxyacyl-CoA dehydratase, producing the protein MFHIGIDIGSVTVKTVVFDTNNNIVYKEYKRHFSDIKKALIKVLVNIYNELNDSKVTIIITGSGGIDISQILNIKFIQEVIASTHAIEYFYPDTDVVIELGGEDAKVTYLTGGIDQRMNGICAGGTGAFIDQMASLLKTDAFGLNELAKDYNIIYPIASRCGVFAKTDIQPLINDGAKKSDIAMSIFNAVVVQTVSVLSCGRKIEGKVAFLGGPLNFLSSLRDRFKSVLKLDDKDIIFPEDAQLYVAMGASLLSKKEEAIELKNLIKKIQSLDINDFDNVDKLEPLFKDENDYNEFIKRHNKDTIKTYDISKFNGNCFLGVDAGSTTTKAALIDDKGNLLYTHYSSNEGKPLEVVIDIMNEIYNILPPNSKIVSSTVTGYGEGLIKKALKIDYGEIETIAHFKAAKFFNKDVDFILDIGGQDMKCLKIKNGVIDSIVLNEACSSGCGSFLETFATSLSMDIKEFSHIGIYSKSPVDLGSRCTVFMNSKVKQAQKEGANVSDISAGLSYSVIKNALFKVIKIRDINDLGNNIVVQGGTFYNDLVLRSFEKLTKKEVIRPSIAGIMGAFGAALISLEKYSKGYKTTLLNKNQLNNINLNVEVDRCRGCSNNCLLTINKFSENEIFVSGNRCEKGEMIYNKEKKIANHINLFKYKYNRLFKYKPLSKEKAIMGEIGVPRALNMYEDYPFWHTLFTELGFRVVLSDRTSKKLYESGITSIASETVCYPAKLVHGHIENLIEKGIKYIFYPCIVNEKKEDIYANNNYNCPVVISYSEVIKNNVDGVRKNNITYINPFLSLNNKEKLKSRVYDELSQYFNISKSSINNAVDKAYIEQENFKKDIQIQGEKALEKINENGLKAIVLCGRPYHLDPEINHGIPEVINSLDMEVLTEDSISHLGNIERPLRVVDQWVYHTRLYNAANFVKDQPNLELVQLNSFGCGIDAITVDQVQEILNQSSKIYTVIKIDEGNNLGAAKIRLRSLKAAILERDLNNKAENINNEKIEYKKGTLNKNHTILAPQMSPIHFQFFEKAINLSDFKLKVLDNTGKDVIDTGLRYVNNDACYPAIIVVGQIINALQSGNYDLENTSVVITQTGGGCRATNYIGFLRKAMYDAGFKDIPVISLSVNGIEKNGLMKNVSIKLINRLFMSIIYGDLLMKVLYRVRPYEKVKGSSNELYNKWVKICLDSLDKANIFTFNNNIKEIIHDFDTLEITDEIKPKVGLVGEILVKFHPLANNSLVDIIEKEGGEAVVPELINFFYSCCFNTLYKYKYLEGKWINKEVGKSAIWIMETYQKTYKKYLDKSNRFSSPKNIDILAQNTKQIISPCNQTGEGWLLTGEMIELIEDGVKNIVCMQPFGCLPNHITGKGQIKELKRVYKDANIIPIDYDPSASETNQLNRIKLMLSTAFENM